aaacctgttttgttttatttaattaccCGCGAATTGACGTGTCTTTTGGACTGGTCCCCCAATTCCACGTGGGAACATGTGTGCACGTGACGGAGAACTAGTGGCTGTTTCAAGTCAACAATATCGTCTTAACCGTTGGATTGGTTGATAACGAGAGATAATGTAACAACTAACAAATCTaatggatgttgatgaataTAAATAATAGTATCAACGTACGACTTTAATGGCGGTCAAAATGTGACATTGAGACGGTTTCATTAAGTCAGTTTCAGTGCCAGCCAGATTCGACCCGACTCGGTACGGATACTTGCTCGACGATTTATCATTCGTTTATCGACTAATCCAACGTTTACTACTCCTTATTCttcgtttgtttttaatgttctTCATGAACTTAATTATTGAGACAAAGTGAGGAAAATATGGAGAGTGTGCTTTTGTTCATGAACATGTTCTGATTTGGTCGGTGATAAATCTTCTGTATCAAGAAGATGTTTACATTAACTTTTCAAATGACAACATATgcgagaaacaaaacacacgTATCACTCTTTTAACGTACGTAACTGCTCCAACAGATCTATCTTATTCTTTATATACGtttgcttcttcctcaaaaCCTCATCCGAGTAGGTGCTGGTGCAGGTGACGAGATCATCTTTATTTAGAATAATTGGTGAGGACCTAAAACGAAATAAGCGTTATCgattgattttagttttgtctcTGAATCCATTTTCTCTGCTTTGATGgaggaagaaaaaactaaGCAGGTACTTATCTATATTCACAATTGGGTAGTTACGTAATAAACAAGACACCAGTGATGGAACGAATTTAGTAGAGTAAGCGAGCCCGTGATAGAACGAGTCTAAATGTGATTCATCGACTCATTCGGAGTTATGGTTTGTGGGACAGTAAATATATATGCTGAGAAATCCACTAATCTTTAAGAACTTAACTATAAACTCTGTATCGGATCATTCTTTTTATTAAGGTTTGTGCTAAAGATAATCGATTCTCTTGGACGATTAGTAGAAGGGAAAAAATACGCAATGGCGCGAGAGTGTGCGATCGTATGAGAGTTGTAATCCCACACGTGCGGTCTCCCACGTTTCAAAAAATAACgggaaaaattatataaatcacGTAGCATGTTAATAATTAGGacattatattaaattaacgttttcaaaaaaggaaatatagTGTTATTGAAAAACACATGTATGACATTTATTTGGGAGCATTTTGCAAAGTAAATGTTGCTACCTGACACGTCATATTTGCCAATTTATACATCTCTTGtagattttcttaattacataaaaagataaactttCATATTTGCTAACAAAATATGAGGGGAAAAAATCAGCTTATTGAACGGAAGATCTATTTAATATTATGAAAGttgatttttatgtaattaagaaaaataatcacataaattaataaaagtaaaaacaatatatgatgTGTCACTTTATGGTAAGTAGTATCCAAAATAATAAGctaaagttgattttttttcttgttctgaaaagaagagagaaaacgcTATAAATAGAGGATCCTCACCATCAACTTCCTCcactcatcatcattcacagcttcaaattttcaatactCAAATTAACAATGGCGATTTTCTCCACATCACatcttctcttcatctccttcatcATAGCCACATGTATACATAAACCATTTCCAACATTTTCTGATTACTACTTTGATTCAATAATTTATCTTCATAAAATATCTTcgtttataattaattaattttgaattgtATTGCAAGGTACAATTTCTGTCTCCGGTACAACCTTCACCTTAACAAACCATTGCGGCTCCACAATCTGGCCTGGAATCCTCACCGCAAACGGCGCACAACTCGGCGACGGCGGATTTGCCTTAGCTTCAGGATCTTCCGTAACCTTCACCGTTTCTCCAGGTTGGTCCGGTCGATTTTGGGCTCGAACGTATTGTAACTTCGACGCCTCAGGCTCAGGTAAATGCGGTACCGGGGACTGCGGCAGCAAGTTAAAATGCGCCGGCGCAGGAGGAGCTCCACCAGCCACACTCGCCGAATTCACAATCGGCTCCTCCGGAAAGAAAAACGCCGTGCAAGATTTTTACGACGTGAGCCTCGTAGATGGTTATAACGTTCAGATGAAAATCACACCGCAAGGTGGCTCAGGGGATTGTAAAACCGCGGGATGCGTTTCGGACGTGAACGCGATTTGTCCAAAAGAGCTACAAGTTACGGGCCCATCGGGTGTTGCAGCGTGTAAGAGTGCTTGTGAGGCTTTTAACAAGCCGGAGTATTGTTGCACCGGCGCGTATAGTACACCGGCGACTTGTCCGCCCACGAATTACTCGAAGATATTTAAACAAGCTTGTCCGAGTGCGTATAGCTATGCATACGATGATGCTTCCAGTACTTTTACTTGTACTAATGCTAATTATGAGATCAGTTTCTGTTCTTAGGCAAAAATCGCCTTTATtattcattaattattattatttatcaatgaataaaaagattgatcatttttaacatatttttatgttttatttgtctCTTTAATCTCCTTCACAAATACAAAAAGGTGACgtttctaaaacaaaagatgagaTACGGCATGCATAGCCATTATTATCAACAAGGAGGAGATAATCAAAGattatgtttcaaaaagaagatgaaactttatatatttgattgtttaagaaaaaagattattacataaaaatatcaaagttTATTTGAGTAAAATGGTTTTTTTGGTAggagtttcttttttttttttgggtaggACAATTTGTATTTGACTTGAGgttaaaggaaatgaaagaaaaaagtgagaGAAGTGATACCAAACATATTTACATTCTAACAACATACCGGTCACTCCAGATCGTATCAGACAAGATAGTTTCCAATAGGGAGCTTTAGAGAgttatttggtttttttgaTGGTACTTACATTGGCTAAACAAcagaagcaaagaagaaacaacatctACCCTTTAGCCAAACATCACTAGAAGAACTAAACTTAGCAAGCCACAAATGGTTAAACAAGTTGATGTACCGTACATACAGGATTTGTTAAGAGTCAGGGCTTTTCTTTAGCTGATGCAGTTAAGATCAGTGTTTCTGGATTCTTTGGATTGAAACTTGCaagccttcttcattctctttgCAGCTTGGACAAACCCCACAATAACCTGAAGCTCATCCATTTGCTGTATTCATTTCACAGTTATTTACACCATTTTATTGATTATCAGGACAAAATTAAGACAAATCCATAACACAGTGAAGGCTCAGAGATGTTGACGTACCTGAGACATGAAGTGCCTTTGAACAATGTCAATTAGTTGCTCCTTTGATGGATTTGGAATTGCATCCACCTACAAAGAGTTTCTTCAGAAGCAAGCACATAGAAAACAAGATTGAGAAAACGAAAGtaagtttcttctcttccttttcttctggAATTCAACTTACAAGGTTAAAATGTCGCCAATAATTCAGTAAAGCAGGCATTTCCAATTTGCTAAGATCAACCTTCTGCTTGAAAGCATATGATATAGCATCAGTAAACTTACGATTTGTTGCATTATCTTCAAATGGAATAGATGtcaaaaaatttgaatgcATACCATGTTTTCAGGAGGAGTAAAACCCGAACTTTTTGATTGCGAGTCAGATGATAGAGACCTGCTCATCGTCTTGTGAGATGACCGAGATGATCTCTGCCCTCTTAGCTTCGACTTATGAGGCTTCAGTGTGTCCTCAGATGCTGGAAAAGAAACAACTTATCATAGAAACAAGTCTgaaaaaaatcagttaaaaGGGTTCCCATCAAAGAACAATATATCACTTAGTAGCTCACAGGAGACTAAATCAAGTTTAGAGATCTCTATATCAAGTTTTTGACAAATTGGCAGAATCgttacaaaaataacaaggaaCAAAACTTACTCATATCAGAGCCATTCCTCTGTGTGTTTTCGAAATCAAgatcatcgtcttcttcgtttccAGTAGGAGGTTCAAGGACACTAAGCGCATTCCTCTGCAACTTTACTTCTATTCCATTTGTCAAAACCTACAAACCAAAAAGCACAACAATAATTCTGATTAAATACTTTTAACTCCATAAACAAGTACTGACATTGATTTTAATACTTCAACTCCTACTGTTACTTCCATAGGAATTCTGGGAGACAAGAACTGGTGGAATGTGATATCACTAATAGTAAAACATAATCGTGATACTGAAGAAATTCGTAAATTATATGGATTATTCTCTAAAGTTTAAAGCTAGAATATGGTGAAGTTACTCCTTTAGGTCCACATACACAGAGACACTATCAAAAAGATCTTGCAGAGCAgtttataatataaactaGCCAACCAAAGCataaagattttataaagaaTAGTAATCGACAGAAGTGACACTGCTTGGGGACGAAAATGACTCAACtaattaagaaagaacaaaaaagaagaaaaacctctAAAACAAATGATTAACATTAATCAAAAGActaacaaatttcaaaaagcCAGCTTGGATCCTTAAGGTGGAGaacaaaaatgtcaagaaATATGATGGAGAATTAGATAACAAGTGCATATTTGTTATGATGTTTTATTGACCAGGCGCCAAAATAAAGTTGCCTCTTTTTTGGTTTGCCTAATTAATGTTTGCAAACTCAAAAATCACTTATCCCCTATAGATGATTCCTTAAATTGAGCCTGAAACTCAGCATGAAACaccaaaataatcaaagataCCAAAATGTTTCAGAATCTTTATTTGATgcaaactaatttttaaagaaaaataaaaatcactCAAGGGTTTCATGAATAAAATAACTACCTAAGAACCATAAATACAAGGTTAAACAGTGTAAAATCCAGCAATAATGGTGACTTGAATGCTATCATGCATGCAACAAGTTCAATCGCCAGATTTCGAAAATTTTACAGATTTAACATTTGGTAAATACAAAAGTAGATTTGATTTTCGATCAAACTAACAATTCTTGGTTTAAAATTAGATGCGAGGAAACATAATTATTGACTTGATTAGTGAATCTATAACTAGTAAATCGAAGCTCATGAATGATTATATCTAATTTAAAGTTGATCATGTTGAGAAATTCAAGGgaaaaaaacccaaatttgaaatacaaaatcatcccaaaacccaaattatGTTCATCAATTGCAAACTTGGTAAATccagaaaacagagaacaaaacaCTAGATTAGATCGAAATTTAACTATAAATGGAAAACGGAACAGGAAACAACAAAGATaacatttttaccaaaaaaggaaagaaatcaaataactTTACCAGCCAATGCCAACCACCGAGACCGACAGCTTTTTTGACAACACCTTGAAGACCAACAAGCACCGATTTCGTCCGGTTGTTTCCGGTGACCACCACTTTTGTATGACGTGGCAATACCGATAACTCTTCTTCACTACTGCAATCGCCGTAAAAGCTCTGAATCTGCGGGAATCCTCCATTCACCACTCCTGAGCTATCTACAGCTTCCagcattcttcttcttcttctctaatctaATCTGATTTTAGACCTGAAGAAATCAACAGACCCAGTTCGATTTTTTTCAGCTTTGAACACTGATAGAAAATCGAAGATCATGCATTGCTGAGAGAGGGAAAGATCAGATGATTGAGCGGGAAAAGTGGAGAGATATCGAAGTAaaataattagggtttgtcccacaagaagaagcagagagagaagaagagagatgagagaagaagaagcagagtaAAGAGAAGGTAGAGGAGGAGGGAAAGAGAGGATGATAGAGACAGGTTTTTCACCACGGGGACCAATTAGAAGAAGCCATGTCAGCATTGTACTGAAACTATATGCGTTATGCAAAAACAGAACcggtttttttgtttggatttaaCCGGAGGGGTACTTTTGGTAATTACAGAACACGCGATTGACCTGAATGGTTGACTGGTGTTTAATAAAGACAGAGATAGATGGGACCcgtttttatttaaatgacGGTTATACCCTTAGTCACGTAACTTTTTTCcatagtttgaatttttttggatCTTCTTTGTCCTtatcttataattttctttctttcataattATTGCTCTCTCCATTActagatttttattattattgagaACAATGTTTTACTTTATGAAAACCAGGTTCTCAAAACAGCAAAATAAACGAAACAAGTACTGCTTAGTAAGTGAAATAAATGGATCAAATACAGTAAGATAAACATTGAACATAAACTTTAAACTCATATAATGGCTAAAAAGCAATCAAATTGGTCGATGGGATAATTGGGTATATTAGATACAGAAAATCTAAGGGATTTAATGTTGTGTCTCTTTAATGATAACACTATTAAACACACATCGATATTATCATCAAAAGAGCTCAAGAGACGCAAATACAAAAACCTTTTTTCGACCGATTATAAGAAGGTTTTATAAAGGTTTTATAAAGGTAGATGATCGATATGATCTATGaatattttatctttctttttttgtgttacaTACAATCATACATGATTTTCTTACTATATGAAAGTTACATGTTTGGATCAATTATTTGTCCAAAACTTTTATCGAGTCATTGTCATTGTCACAGTTAACAAAGCccacccaaaaataaaaccgTCCCCATATTTGGGGAAACTGTCAAAGCGACCCCTCACCAAACGCCTGCTTCAATTATTCGTAACTTTTAATGCTTACCCTTACTACCATTCCCCTcccataaaaatcaaaattttcattcttttgttctttattgtttttaaacatAAACCTACGAAATCTAGAGGCTGGAACAAAATCCATTAATTACCGGGAAATTTTCAGAGGATTTGCACTAAATTAGGGGTTACTTGTTACATTTCAAAATTAGGTGACTAATTGTGGTCAATTATGAAAATTCGAGGGGTTAATGAGAATAATCCTACACGTCTGTCTCTATCGTCGTCTTTGAGGGTTTTGTTTGAACAAAGAGACTAGAGAGTGTTGGAGCCGTTAAATGGCGAAAACTGATAAGCTAGCTCAATTCCTTGATTCTGGTATCTACGAATCCGACGAATTCAATTGGTTCTTCTTAGACACAGTTCGTATCACCAACCGTTCATATACCCGATTTAAGGTTTCACCTTCTGCTTACTACTCTCGTTTCTTCAATTCGAAGCAACTCAATCAACACTCTAGCGAGTCTAATCCGAAAAAGCGAAAACGGAAGCAGAAAAACTCTAGCTTTCACCTTCCTAGTGTAGGAGAGCAAGCTTCGAATCTTCGTCATCAGGAAGCGAGGCTGTTCTTATCGAAAGCCCATGAATCTTTTCTAAAGGAAATTGAGTTGTTGAGTTTAACGAAAGGTCTAagtgatgataatgatgatgatgattctagTTTGTTGAACAAGTGTTGTGACGATGAAGTCTCTTTTATTGAGCTTGGAGGAGTGTGGCAAGCTCCTTTCTATGAGATAACACTGAGTTTTAATCTACATTGCGACAATGaaggttttttggtttctctatgTCACTTGCTAGATCGTATTTGAAACCCATGAATTTGATGGTGTTTTGTGGACTTGATAGGTGAGAGTTGTAATGAACAGAGAGTGTTTCAAGTGTTCAATAACCTAGTAGTGAAtgagattggagaagaagttgaagctGAGTTTTCCAACCGGAGATATATAATGCCCAGAAACAGTTGCTTCTAcatggtttgtgttttttactTGTCTGATTTTATGattctataaaaaaatggaaacttttaGTTGCTGTGTGAAATGGTTCTTCTGATATTACAGTTCTTTTTACCATGTTGCCTTGAAGTCTGATTTACATCACATCCGAAACCTCGTTCCTGGTAAGTCTTGTGCTATTGTCCATTATAGATAATTTGCTAAAAGCTGAGATTTTAGAGTATTCTGGTTCTTGTTGATTGGTCCTGAGTCATGTGAGAAAAGATCAGTCATTATCATATCGGTAGGCGATGTAATAGTCTTATTGATGTCATATATGCAGCTAAATCTGAAGAAGGCTACAATCTTATAGTTATTGATCCGCCTTGGGAAAATGCAAGTGCTCATCAGAAATCAAAGTTCGTTATCTACTTAATGTATGCATGTGGATAAGTATTTTTTGTATCTGAAAGTTCATGaccaatgtttcttggttcTTTGTTTTAGGTATCCTACTTTACCGAACCAATACTTCTTATCTCTTCCGATCAAGCAGCTTGCTCATGCTGAAGGAGCTCTCGTGGCTTTGTGGGTGACAAATAGAGAGAAATTACTAAGTTTTGTTGAGAAAGAGCTATTCCCTGCGTGGGGAATTAAGTATGTAGCTACAATGTATTGGTTAAAGGTGAGCTCATCTTGCAGCTCTCAGTCCCCATCTTGGTTTCTGAGTTGCACATATGACTTGACATTTTACATACTTGCTATGTAAATGTTTCAGGTGAAACCGGATGGTACACTGATTTGCGACCTGGACCTGGTCCATCATAAACCTTATGAGTACCTTCTACTAGGCTACCATTTTACCGAAGTAAgtcaattcatttttttgtcacttGAATAATCTGAGAAAGGAACTTCTGTTTGAACAGCCATGTTGTGTATACATGTCATAGCTTGCAGGATCAGAAAAGAGGTCAGATTTTAAACTCTTGGACAAGAACCAGATAATCATGAGCATCCCTGGTGATTTTTCGAGGAAACCCCCAATTGGAGGTATtcttatgtttatattttcaacagCTTTGTTCTGCGATTGGCTTCATCAAATTCAAGAGTAGATAAtgcaattttttcaaattcttggTCTAAAGCTCCCCTGattcttgtttgtttccacTTGGACTTTGTGTAGATATACTACTGAAACACACTCCCGGGTCTCAACCTGCTCGGTGCCTTGAGCTATTTGCGAGGGAAATGGCTGCCGGATGGACCTCTTGGGGAAACGAACCGCTTCACTTTCAGGACTCGAGATactttttgaaagtttagTGGGCGCATTCCCTAGGGTGTAACCAAGAAAAAGGCTGGCTTGGGCCCTCATGATCGTTTTTCTCTATGACTCATTCTCAAGCTGGGGACAGTTAGGAGAGAACCCTTGGAAAGAAGTGGAAGGTTCGGTTCATCGCAAACGACATCgtttgaagaagacaacacTAGAGTAAGCCTGAAAAAAGTATAGTGTTACTAAAGATTATTTTGTCTCAGAACTGTACCATCAATTTAGTaagctttttccttttcctttcaTAAACAGATGATGTTTcagataaaatttaaatatattatcagtACAGTAAGATTACATACTATATTAGTATCACTATTCTGCTATTCActagatttctttttctttttcaacaaaatatgaataaaataaaggcAAAAGCGTGTTAAATATAAATTCAATAAGTGACTACTCGTTGGAAGATCATATCTGCTTTGATGGGTCTATTTGTGGGGCAAATCCACTATCCAGTTTTCCTTTTGTGTTCAATGAACTATacaattgtcaaaaaaaaaaaaacatgagaattaaagaaaatcatCATGACCAATGAAGAGCAGGTCCCAACAATAATTCCGAATTATAGGCTCTGATTGTTATAGCAATCAAACAATATGCTtacaaatcacaaaacaaaattaacgaTATTTCCAAATATAGAGCTTTCCAGTTTGACTTAATAATGTTGTGTGAA
This sequence is a window from Arabidopsis thaliana chromosome 1 sequence. Protein-coding genes within it:
- a CDS encoding Pathogenesis-related thaumatin superfamily protein (Pathogenesis-related thaumatin superfamily protein; FUNCTIONS IN: molecular_function unknown; INVOLVED IN: response to other organism; LOCATED IN: endomembrane system; CONTAINS InterPro DOMAIN/s: Thaumatin, pathogenesis-related (InterPro:IPR001938); BEST Arabidopsis thaliana protein match is: thaumatin-like protein 3 (TAIR:AT1G75030.1); Has 1611 Blast hits to 1588 proteins in 180 species: Archae - 0; Bacteria - 48; Metazoa - 52; Fungi - 78; Plants - 1416; Viruses - 5; Other Eukaryotes - 12 (source: NCBI BLink).); the encoded protein is MAIFSTSHLLFISFIIATCTISVSGTTFTLTNHCGSTIWPGILTANGAQLGDGGFALASGSSVTFTVSPGWSGRFWARTYCNFDASGSGKCGTGDCGSKLKCAGAGGAPPATLAEFTIGSSGKKNAVQDFYDVSLVDGYNVQMKITPQGGSGDCKTAGCVSDVNAICPKELQVTGPSGVAACKSACEAFNKPEYCCTGAYSTPATCPPTNYSKIFKQACPSAYSYAYDDASSTFTCTNANYEISFCS
- a CDS encoding histone deacetylase complex subunit (unknown protein; BEST Arabidopsis thaliana protein match is: unknown protein (TAIR:AT1G75060.1); Has 145 Blast hits to 145 proteins in 43 species: Archae - 0; Bacteria - 0; Metazoa - 40; Fungi - 0; Plants - 104; Viruses - 0; Other Eukaryotes - 1 (source: NCBI BLink).); the protein is MLEAVDSSGVVNGGFPQIQSFYGDCSSEEELSVLPRHTKVVVTGNNRTKSVLVGLQGVVKKAVGLGGWHWLVLTNGIEVKLQRNALSVLEPPTGNEEDDDLDFENTQRNGSDMIVSFPASEDTLKPHKSKLRGQRSSRSSHKTMSRSLSSDSQSKSSGFTPPENMKVDLSKLEMPALLNYWRHFNLVDAIPNPSKEQLIDIVQRHFMSQQMDELQVIVGFVQAAKRMKKACKFQSKESRNTDLNCIS
- a CDS encoding histone deacetylase complex subunit (unknown protein; FUNCTIONS IN: molecular_function unknown; INVOLVED IN: biological_process unknown; LOCATED IN: cellular_component unknown; EXPRESSED IN: 22 plant structures; EXPRESSED DURING: 13 growth stages; BEST Arabidopsis thaliana protein match is: unknown protein (TAIR:AT1G75060.1); Has 145 Blast hits to 145 proteins in 43 species: Archae - 0; Bacteria - 0; Metazoa - 40; Fungi - 0; Plants - 104; Viruses - 0; Other Eukaryotes - 1 (source: NCBI BLink).), translating into MLEAVDSSGVVNGGFPQIQSFYGDCSSEEELSVLPRHTKVVVTGNNRTKSVLVGLQGVVKKAVGLGGWHWLVLTNGIEVKLQRNALSVLEPPTGNEEDDDLDFENTQRNGSDMTSEDTLKPHKSKLRGQRSSRSSHKTMSRSLSSDSQSKSSGFTPPENMKVDLSKLEMPALLNYWRHFNLVDAIPNPSKEQLIDIVQRHFMSQQMDELQVIVGFVQAAKRMKKACKFQSKESRNTDLNCIS
- a CDS encoding histone deacetylase complex subunit (unknown protein; FUNCTIONS IN: molecular_function unknown; INVOLVED IN: biological_process unknown; LOCATED IN: cellular_component unknown; EXPRESSED IN: 22 plant structures; EXPRESSED DURING: 13 growth stages; BEST Arabidopsis thaliana protein match is: unknown protein (TAIR:AT1G75060.1).), coding for MLEAVDSSGVVNGGFPQIQSFYGDCSSEEELSVLPRHTKVVVTGNNRTKSVLVGLQGVVKKAVGLGGWHWLVLTNGIEVKLQRNALSVLEPPTGNEEDDDLDFENTQRNGSDMIVSFPASEDTLKPHKSKLRGQRSSRSSHKTMSRSLSSDSQSKSSGFTPPENMQKVDLSKLEMPALLNYWRHFNLVDAIPNPSKEQLIDIVQRHFMSQQMDELQVIVGFVQAAKRMKKACKFQSKESRNTDLNCIS
- a CDS encoding Methyltransferase MT-A70 family protein (Methyltransferase MT-A70 family protein; FUNCTIONS IN: S-adenosylmethionine-dependent methyltransferase activity, methyltransferase activity, nucleic acid binding; INVOLVED IN: methylation, nucleobase, nucleoside, nucleotide and nucleic acid metabolic process; LOCATED IN: cellular_component unknown; EXPRESSED IN: 9 plant structures; EXPRESSED DURING: 4 anthesis, petal differentiation and expansion stage, E expanded cotyledon stage, D bilateral stage; CONTAINS InterPro DOMAIN/s: DNA methylase, N-6 adenine-specific, conserved site (InterPro:IPR002052), MT-A70 (InterPro:IPR007757); Has 622 Blast hits to 622 proteins in 244 species: Archae - 4; Bacteria - 240; Metazoa - 93; Fungi - 88; Plants - 72; Viruses - 2; Other Eukaryotes - 123 (source: NCBI BLink).), translating into MAKTDKLAQFLDSGIYESDEFNWFFLDTVRITNRSYTRFKVSPSAYYSRFFNSKQLNQHSSESNPKKRKRKQKNSSFHLPSVGEQASNLRHQEARLFLSKAHESFLKEIELLSLTKGLSDDNDDDDSSLLNKCCDDEVSFIELGGVWQAPFYEITLSFNLHCDNEGESCNEQRVFQVFNNLVVNEIGEEVEAEFSNRRYIMPRNSCFYMSDLHHIRNLVPAKSEEGYNLIVIDPPWENASAHQKSKYPTLPNQYFLSLPIKQLAHAEGALVALWVTNREKLLSFVEKELFPAWGIKYVATMYWLKVKPDGTLICDLDLVHHKPYEYLLLGYHFTELAGSEKRSDFKLLDKNQIIMSIPGDFSRKPPIGDILLKHTPGSQPARCLELFAREMAAGWTSWGNEPLHFQDSRYFLKV